One Spirochaeta africana DSM 8902 genomic window carries:
- a CDS encoding alginate O-acetyltransferase AlgX-related protein yields MESSKRYTWFGAVLLAVMIGGAIVSLPAVFRAAAAVRPAAVGPADGAPSAPILRLLPGAGLPVSENLTGQITAAFQQEFEQEHPLREQLIGVWGSLRFALFREGAAGVVVGSRGWLFSAEEFVVLADQQQEAARIRRTAEYAAEVQAALQRYGTELVVVPLPAKARVHREWLGRHRFPRVAEPRYQLLLDELQQRSLARVDARAVLQRQAVHQEPPFLRTDTHWSPDGAAAVAAVTAGVVREVAGAGLQEREYRVEFGETVSYRGDLQNFIPLGPFRGRLQPRPDRLPELEVQAGPAPALGLFDAAAVSVVLVGTSYSAGEQWGFQAFLQQELQAEVLNLAMEGRGPFHPMQEYLASDTLREAPPAVVIWEIPERYIALEEPPTR; encoded by the coding sequence ATGGAGTCATCGAAACGATATACCTGGTTTGGCGCGGTACTCCTGGCGGTTATGATCGGCGGTGCGATAGTGTCGCTGCCGGCGGTGTTTCGCGCTGCAGCTGCGGTTCGTCCGGCCGCTGTCGGGCCGGCAGATGGGGCGCCCTCTGCCCCGATCCTGCGGCTGCTGCCCGGCGCTGGGCTGCCCGTTTCCGAAAATCTGACCGGCCAGATCACCGCCGCCTTCCAGCAGGAGTTCGAGCAGGAGCATCCGCTGCGCGAGCAGCTGATCGGTGTGTGGGGAAGCCTGCGTTTCGCCCTGTTCCGGGAAGGGGCAGCCGGTGTGGTGGTTGGTTCCCGGGGTTGGCTGTTCTCGGCCGAAGAGTTTGTGGTTCTGGCTGACCAGCAGCAGGAAGCCGCGCGTATCCGCCGGACGGCCGAGTATGCTGCCGAGGTACAGGCGGCGCTCCAGCGCTACGGGACGGAACTGGTGGTGGTACCGCTGCCAGCGAAGGCCCGGGTTCACCGGGAATGGCTGGGGCGACATCGCTTTCCGCGGGTGGCCGAGCCGCGCTATCAGTTGCTGCTGGACGAGCTGCAGCAGCGCAGCCTGGCCCGGGTGGATGCCCGGGCAGTCCTGCAGCGGCAGGCGGTGCACCAGGAACCGCCGTTTCTGCGTACCGACACCCACTGGAGCCCGGACGGGGCTGCCGCGGTTGCTGCCGTGACTGCTGGGGTAGTCCGGGAGGTGGCCGGTGCCGGGCTGCAGGAGCGTGAATACCGGGTTGAATTCGGAGAAACCGTCAGCTATCGGGGTGACCTGCAGAACTTTATCCCGCTGGGGCCGTTCCGCGGGCGACTGCAGCCCCGGCCAGACAGGCTGCCCGAGCTGGAGGTGCAGGCAGGACCGGCACCGGCGCTGGGGCTGTTCGATGCTGCCGCGGTTTCGGTGGTGCTGGTGGGAACCAGCTACAGTGCCGGTGAGCAGTGGGGGTTCCAGGCATTCCTGCAGCAGGAACTCCAGGCCGAGGTGCTGAACCTGGCCATGGAGGGGCGAGGCCCGTTCCACCCGATGCAGGAATACCTGGCCAGCGACACCTTGCGCGAGGCCCCGCCGGCAGTGGTGATCTGGGAAATCCCCGAGCGCTACATCGCCCTCGAGGAGCCGCCGACACGGTGA
- the pstB gene encoding phosphate ABC transporter ATP-binding protein PstB yields MATSKTTAEPQIRMETDKLSVVYNKTTYGVREVSMPVYTNQVTALIGPSGCGKTTYLRALNRMHDLSPEAEVLGHAFLDGDDIYAPNVDPVVVRRKIGMVFQKPTPFPTKSIYDNVAAGLTLVGMRRNAELDGIVEQSLRGAALWDEVKDRLKSPGGSLSGGQQQRLSIARALAVNPEVILMDEPTSSLDPASTLRIEELIQSLKEQVSIVIVTHNMQQAQRVADYTAFFFVGEVVEFAPTRQLFDSPKEEKTEEYLSGAFS; encoded by the coding sequence ATGGCAACCAGTAAAACAACTGCAGAACCGCAGATTCGCATGGAAACCGACAAGCTGTCGGTTGTGTACAACAAAACCACCTACGGCGTTCGGGAGGTCTCGATGCCGGTGTATACCAACCAGGTAACCGCACTGATCGGGCCCTCCGGCTGCGGCAAGACTACCTACCTGCGCGCCCTTAACCGGATGCACGACCTCTCCCCGGAGGCAGAGGTGCTGGGTCATGCCTTTCTGGACGGCGACGACATCTATGCCCCGAATGTCGATCCGGTGGTGGTGCGCCGCAAGATCGGGATGGTGTTTCAGAAACCCACCCCCTTCCCGACAAAATCCATCTATGACAATGTCGCCGCCGGTCTGACCCTGGTCGGGATGCGCCGCAACGCCGAGCTGGACGGGATTGTCGAGCAGTCGCTGCGCGGTGCTGCCCTGTGGGACGAGGTAAAGGACCGCCTGAAAAGCCCCGGCGGCAGTCTGTCGGGGGGACAGCAACAGCGCCTCTCGATCGCCCGTGCACTGGCGGTTAACCCCGAGGTTATCCTGATGGACGAGCCGACCAGCTCGCTGGATCCGGCCAGCACCCTGCGCATCGAGGAGCTGATCCAGTCGCTCAAGGAGCAGGTCAGCATCGTGATTGTAACCCACAACATGCAGCAGGCGCAGCGGGTTGCCGACTATACCGCCTTCTTCTTTGTTGGCGAGGTCGTGGAGTTTGCCCCCACCCGGCAGCTGTTTGACAGTCCGAAGGAAGAAAAAACCGAGGAATACCTGTCGGGGGCGTTCTCGTAA